A section of the Candidatus Methanoperedens sp. genome encodes:
- a CDS encoding MBL fold metallo-hydrolase — protein MKITLLGTGDAIGTPKIGCSCPTCLDALAGGKSRRLRFSVLIESEIGKVLIDTSPDLRWQLLKKGISHIDGVIWTHAHYDHYAGFGDFHRIQNGVNVYGLKNTMDYILNYLYFMKPVRHDIIFYEPFSLIGLNFTLLEVTHPPLEESAAVLITDGSKKVVITGDTSKNIPEKTLSAMFEPDLLIADAIIPPRAIIAKHMNSKEAMELAKELNAKNVILTHISHKFQPHDESIKEWPLGYDGMEFEY, from the coding sequence ATGAAAATAACACTCCTTGGAACTGGTGATGCCATAGGGACACCAAAAATAGGATGTTCCTGCCCGACCTGTCTTGACGCATTAGCGGGCGGCAAAAGCAGGAGGCTTCGTTTCTCAGTTCTCATTGAATCGGAAATCGGCAAAGTACTTATTGATACCAGCCCTGATTTGCGGTGGCAGCTTTTGAAAAAAGGCATAAGCCATATTGACGGGGTAATCTGGACTCATGCCCATTATGACCATTATGCCGGTTTTGGGGATTTTCATCGTATCCAGAATGGAGTTAATGTATATGGCCTGAAGAATACGATGGATTATATATTGAACTACCTCTATTTCATGAAACCTGTGAGACATGATATAATTTTTTATGAGCCTTTTTCACTTATCGGCCTTAATTTTACGCTTCTTGAAGTTACACATCCGCCCCTTGAAGAATCGGCAGCAGTATTAATAACAGACGGCAGCAAAAAAGTCGTTATAACAGGCGATACTTCAAAAAACATCCCGGAAAAAACACTTTCTGCAATGTTCGAACCTGACCTTCTGATAGCGGATGCTATAATCCCACCGCGGGCAATTATTGCCAAACACATGAATTCAAAAGAAGCAATGGAACTTGCAAAGGAATTGAATGCAAAAAATGTGATACTGACTCATATAAGCCATAAATTCCAGCCTCATGATGAATCAATAAAAGAGTGGCCTCTTGGTTATGACGGCATGGAATTTGAATATTAA